One window of Paludibacter propionicigenes WB4 genomic DNA carries:
- a CDS encoding LacI family DNA-binding transcriptional regulator, whose product MKKRITIKDIAKELNVHHSTVSRALRNDPRVTQKTREMVLAYAREHEFQINMNAVMLRGKANNAIALIVPNINHNFFSDIISQLTNLAYKKGYVISVFQTNEKYQQEKEIINTIVQHNFAGVIVSIAKDTVKSDHFSVLRKFGIPLVFFDRVCEDIIAPKVRVNNFEITQQSTECLLERGFKRIAHFTGTQDINVFRDRDRGYRAALDKYNMEYRNSQIITDDFSMDLGKDIFTKLWDSPDRPDAIISSSVHLTLGILLQAKAYGIDIPKDLGIISFGTLLSSIIIQPSITSIEQPENEIAEIAFELLENMIIRDNQEDELIEREVKAKMLNGDSAR is encoded by the coding sequence ATGAAGAAAAGAATTACCATAAAGGATATTGCAAAGGAACTTAATGTGCATCATTCGACAGTTTCAAGAGCACTGAGAAACGATCCGCGCGTGACGCAAAAAACGCGTGAAATGGTTTTGGCTTATGCGCGGGAGCATGAGTTTCAGATAAACATGAATGCGGTGATGTTGCGCGGTAAGGCGAATAATGCCATTGCGCTCATTGTGCCGAATATAAACCATAATTTCTTTTCGGATATTATCAGTCAGCTGACTAACCTGGCTTATAAGAAGGGATATGTTATTTCGGTTTTTCAGACAAACGAAAAATATCAACAGGAAAAAGAGATTATCAACACCATTGTTCAGCATAACTTTGCCGGCGTAATCGTTTCGATAGCTAAAGACACCGTAAAAAGTGACCATTTTTCTGTTTTAAGAAAATTTGGTATTCCGTTGGTTTTTTTTGATCGTGTTTGCGAAGATATTATTGCTCCGAAAGTGAGAGTAAATAATTTTGAAATTACGCAACAGTCTACAGAATGTCTTCTAGAAAGGGGCTTTAAACGAATAGCTCATTTTACTGGGACTCAGGATATCAATGTTTTCAGAGACAGAGATCGAGGATACCGTGCTGCATTGGATAAGTATAATATGGAGTATCGCAATTCACAGATTATTACTGATGATTTTAGTATGGATCTGGGGAAGGATATTTTTACAAAACTTTGGGATTCGCCTGACAGACCTGATGCTATAATTTCATCGTCGGTACATTTAACTCTGGGAATTCTTTTGCAGGCAAAGGCTTATGGCATTGATATCCCAAAAGATTTGGGGATTATTTCATTTGGCACATTATTGTCATCCATTATCATTCAGCCCTCGATAACTTCAATAGAGCAACCTGAAAATGAAATTGCTGAAATCGCTTTTGAGTTATTGGAAAATATGATCATTCGCGATAATCAGGAAGATGAATTGATTGAACGGGAAGTGAAAGCTAAAATGCTGAATGGAGACTCAGCCCGATAA
- the fucU gene encoding L-fucose mutarotase: MLKGISPLISPELLAVMARMGHGDEIILADAHFPGESFNGRVLRADGLRIPDLLAAILPLFELDEYVPHPLVMMAAVPGDELDPKVEESYLKSIRISNPDVPAIERIDRFAFYDRAKKAFAVVMTGETAKYGNILLKKGVTPSI; the protein is encoded by the coding sequence ATGCTAAAAGGAATTTCACCTTTAATAAGCCCTGAACTATTGGCCGTTATGGCACGAATGGGACATGGCGACGAAATTATACTCGCCGATGCTCATTTCCCAGGCGAATCGTTTAATGGTCGCGTTTTACGAGCCGATGGACTCCGCATTCCGGATCTGTTAGCTGCCATTTTACCTCTGTTCGAACTCGATGAATACGTTCCTCACCCACTGGTCATGATGGCTGCCGTTCCGGGCGACGAACTTGACCCCAAAGTAGAAGAATCTTATTTGAAAAGCATTCGTATCAGCAATCCTGATGTGCCTGCTATTGAACGAATCGATCGGTTTGCATTCTATGATCGTGCCAAAAAGGCTTTTGCGGTGGTAATGACCGGCGAAACAGCTAAGTATGGTAATATATTGCTGAAAAAAGGAGTTACTCCTTCTATATAA
- a CDS encoding zinc-dependent alcohol dehydrogenase family protein — protein MSFKSKAAYLPGNSTVIFKDVEFPAPGHGEVLLKVKSSTICGSDIRAIYREHLGKGPEGYQNKICGHEPSGQIIACGPGMKRFKEGDRVVVYHISGCGCCNDCRRGYMISCKSPSRAAYGWQRDGGMAEYMIAEEKDLVLLPDSLTYTDGAQIACGFGTVYEGLEKIGICGNDAVLVTGLGPVGLAALMLAKAMGAQKLIGVDTVAERCQIAKDLGLADEVFVSGPDVMEKVMAATNGLGFERTVDCSGHTSGRQLCIRATRQWGKMVMIGEGGTVEFNPSPDIIHDQKTIYGSWVTSIWRMEELVERIERWGIHPEDLVTHRFQLNQAPEAYSLMAEGKCGKIAIVFDEEIK, from the coding sequence ATGTCATTTAAATCAAAAGCTGCTTATTTACCGGGAAACAGCACCGTAATCTTCAAAGATGTGGAATTTCCAGCACCCGGGCATGGAGAAGTTTTACTGAAGGTTAAATCATCAACTATCTGTGGTAGTGATATCCGCGCCATTTATCGCGAGCATCTAGGAAAAGGACCGGAAGGTTATCAAAATAAAATCTGTGGACACGAGCCATCAGGGCAAATTATTGCTTGCGGTCCGGGAATGAAACGCTTCAAAGAAGGCGACCGTGTAGTTGTTTACCACATTTCGGGTTGCGGTTGTTGCAACGATTGCCGTCGTGGTTATATGATTTCGTGTAAAAGCCCTTCACGTGCTGCTTATGGTTGGCAACGCGATGGTGGTATGGCTGAATATATGATTGCAGAAGAAAAAGATCTTGTTCTTTTGCCAGATAGCCTTACTTATACCGATGGTGCTCAAATCGCTTGCGGTTTTGGGACCGTTTACGAAGGCTTGGAAAAAATAGGCATTTGTGGTAATGATGCAGTATTGGTTACCGGTTTGGGTCCGGTTGGTTTGGCTGCTTTGATGCTTGCTAAAGCTATGGGAGCACAGAAACTGATAGGAGTTGATACTGTGGCTGAACGTTGTCAGATAGCCAAAGATCTTGGTTTGGCCGACGAAGTTTTCGTGTCGGGACCGGACGTAATGGAAAAAGTTATGGCGGCAACCAATGGCTTAGGTTTCGAACGTACTGTTGACTGTTCAGGTCACACTTCCGGACGTCAGCTTTGTATCCGTGCTACCCGTCAGTGGGGAAAAATGGTGATGATAGGCGAAGGTGGAACCGTAGAGTTCAATCCAAGTCCGGATATTATTCACGATCAAAAAACCATTTACGGTTCGTGGGTAACTTCTATCTGGCGTATGGAAGAACTGGTTGAGCGCATTGAGCGTTGGGGCATTCACCCTGAAGATTTGGTTACTCACCGCTTCCAGTTAAATCAGGCTCCTGAGGCTTACTCATTGATGGCCGAAGGAAAATGTGGAAAAATAGCCATCGTTTTTGACGAAGAAATCAAATAA
- a CDS encoding aldo/keto reductase — MQTIDSTKVPYKTLYNGAKIPVIGLGTFGSDNYSAQTIAEAVKTAIKMGYRHIDCASVYGNENEIGVALQEVFAEGIVKREDLWITSKVWNDKHQEVVASCKQSLADLQLNYLDLYLVHWPFPNYHAPGCAGDARNPDSVPYNHESYMNTWAQMESLVEAGLVKNIGTSNVTIAKMKLILRDCKIKPVLNEMEIHPHFQQPELYKFMKENCVEVIGYSPIGSPGRPERDKTPEDTVDMEDPVIVAIANRLGVHPAVVCLKWAVQRGQITIPFSVKTDKMFNNLKGITEGPLTEEEMEAVSKIDKNCRLIKGQVFLWEGAKGWEDLWDLDGEIVK; from the coding sequence ATGCAAACAATCGACTCAACAAAAGTTCCTTATAAAACACTTTATAATGGAGCAAAAATTCCCGTAATCGGACTTGGAACTTTTGGTTCTGATAATTACAGTGCTCAAACTATTGCAGAAGCAGTTAAAACAGCGATCAAGATGGGTTACCGCCATATTGACTGTGCTTCTGTTTATGGCAACGAAAATGAAATTGGTGTAGCATTACAAGAAGTTTTTGCCGAAGGAATTGTAAAGCGCGAAGACCTTTGGATTACTTCTAAAGTCTGGAATGATAAACATCAGGAAGTAGTGGCATCGTGCAAACAATCGTTAGCCGATTTACAACTTAATTATCTGGATTTGTATCTGGTTCACTGGCCATTTCCTAATTATCATGCTCCCGGTTGTGCCGGCGATGCGCGTAATCCGGATTCTGTTCCTTACAATCACGAGAGCTATATGAATACATGGGCTCAAATGGAAAGTTTGGTTGAAGCTGGGCTTGTGAAGAATATAGGAACTTCCAATGTGACCATTGCTAAGATGAAACTTATTTTGCGTGATTGCAAAATCAAACCGGTACTGAACGAAATGGAGATTCACCCGCATTTTCAACAACCGGAGTTGTATAAGTTCATGAAAGAAAATTGCGTGGAAGTGATTGGTTATAGCCCGATTGGTTCGCCCGGTCGTCCTGAACGCGATAAAACTCCTGAAGATACCGTTGATATGGAAGATCCGGTTATTGTGGCAATTGCTAACCGATTGGGCGTGCATCCTGCAGTAGTTTGTTTAAAATGGGCCGTTCAACGCGGACAAATCACCATTCCATTCTCAGTAAAAACTGACAAGATGTTCAACAACCTGAAAGGAATTACCGAAGGTCCGTTGACCGAAGAAGAAATGGAAGCTGTTTCTAAAATTGATAAAAACTGCCGACTCATTAAAGGTCAGGTGTTTTTATGGGAAGGTGCCAAAGGTTGGGAAGATCTTTGGGATTTAGATGGCGAAATTGTCAAATAA
- a CDS encoding alpha-L-fucosidase, with product MKSRYFQISLFLVLTFSISLQAQEVKKEKFEPTDKSLQQYKYPDWFRDAKFGIWAHWGPQAVPRQGDWYARNMYVQTGNDWETPAYKDHLKRYGHPSVAGYKDIIPLWKAERWNPEELMKLYKKVGAKYFVSMGTHHDNFFLWNSKLHSWNSVNMGPKKDVVGLWQAAAKKEGLRFGVSEHLAASYTWFQTAHKADKTGDKAGVPYDGNDPKFEELYHGKADSTDTGWMTKNPVWQKEWYDRIAELLDMYKPDLLYSDCALPFGNEVGRSLIAHFYNEDMAKNHGKLEAVYNCKEPSKGRFAQDVERGVLDSISPFPWQTDTSIGDWFYRTGQKYKSSDEVVQMLVDIVSKNGNLLINVVQTPEGDLEPDVLNILDGIGNWTKDNGEGIYGSRPWKVYGEGPSTMGNQEKGQFGGLKDTRPYQATDIRFTTKNGALYVFCMSTPTEDIQLKSLGKLSKYSNKAIASISMLGSREKIQWKQKENALVISKPTKLPEYKVVVFRVNFKK from the coding sequence ATGAAAAGTCGTTATTTTCAAATCTCTTTGTTTCTTGTCCTTACTTTTTCTATTTCGTTGCAAGCTCAGGAAGTGAAAAAGGAGAAGTTTGAGCCAACCGATAAATCGCTCCAACAATACAAGTATCCCGACTGGTTTCGGGATGCTAAGTTTGGTATCTGGGCGCATTGGGGACCACAGGCAGTGCCACGTCAAGGCGACTGGTATGCACGAAATATGTATGTTCAAACGGGAAATGATTGGGAGACTCCTGCTTATAAAGATCATTTGAAAAGATATGGTCATCCTTCTGTTGCCGGTTACAAAGACATTATTCCTTTATGGAAAGCCGAAAGATGGAATCCGGAAGAACTGATGAAGCTTTACAAGAAGGTAGGAGCCAAGTACTTTGTCAGTATGGGGACGCATCACGATAATTTTTTCTTGTGGAACTCAAAACTCCACAGTTGGAATTCGGTAAACATGGGACCTAAAAAAGACGTAGTTGGTTTATGGCAAGCTGCGGCAAAAAAAGAAGGGTTGCGTTTCGGTGTTTCCGAGCATCTGGCTGCAAGTTATACATGGTTTCAAACTGCTCATAAAGCAGATAAAACCGGCGATAAAGCAGGAGTTCCTTATGATGGTAACGATCCTAAATTTGAAGAATTGTACCACGGTAAAGCCGATTCTACTGACACGGGTTGGATGACTAAAAATCCGGTTTGGCAAAAAGAATGGTACGATAGAATTGCTGAACTGCTGGATATGTACAAGCCGGATTTACTCTATTCCGATTGTGCACTTCCGTTTGGCAACGAAGTGGGAAGGAGCCTTATTGCTCATTTTTACAATGAGGATATGGCGAAAAATCACGGGAAACTCGAAGCTGTATATAACTGTAAAGAACCTTCGAAAGGAAGATTTGCGCAGGATGTAGAGCGCGGAGTGCTGGATTCGATTAGCCCATTTCCATGGCAGACAGATACTTCAATTGGTGATTGGTTTTATCGTACTGGTCAAAAGTACAAATCATCGGATGAAGTTGTTCAAATGTTGGTGGACATTGTCAGTAAAAACGGAAATTTGCTTATCAATGTTGTTCAAACTCCCGAGGGCGATTTGGAACCCGACGTATTGAATATCCTGGATGGAATTGGAAACTGGACTAAAGATAACGGCGAAGGAATTTATGGCTCTCGTCCCTGGAAAGTGTATGGTGAAGGACCATCAACCATGGGAAATCAGGAGAAAGGTCAGTTTGGAGGTTTGAAAGATACGCGTCCTTATCAAGCCACAGACATTCGCTTTACAACTAAAAACGGTGCGCTGTATGTTTTTTGCATGAGCACACCAACTGAAGATATTCAGCTAAAATCGTTAGGCAAACTGTCCAAATATTCCAACAAGGCAATTGCTTCAATTTCGATGCTCGGAAGCCGCGAGAAAATTCAGTGGAAACAGAAAGAGAATGCTTTAGTTATCAGTAAACCAACAAAATTGCCTGAATATAAAGTTGTTGTATTCCGTGTGAATTTCAAGAAATAG